In Oryza brachyantha chromosome 1, ObraRS2, whole genome shotgun sequence, the following are encoded in one genomic region:
- the LOC102713678 gene encoding mevalonate kinase: protein MEACAARAPGKIILAGEHAVVHGSAAVAAAIDLYTRCSLRLLPLAADADAEAGAAAVELDLRDPGLAFSWPCARLHEALLTEAAAGAQDPRSCSPDRLAAITRLLEEQEIPEAKIWLSAGLSAFLFLYTSILGCRPGKVTMSSDLPMGSGLGSSAAFCVSMSGALLVAAGAVAGAVGDGKGTEWELVGKDDLELVNRWAFQGEKIIHGKPSGIDNSVSTFGSMIKFKKGELTSLKSSNPIKMLITDTRVGRNTKALVAGVSERTSRHPDAMASVFHAVNSISEELSSIVELAANDEIAITSKEKKLAELMEMNQGLLQCMGVSHSSIETVLRTTLKFNLVSKLTGAGGGGCVLTLIPTLLSNLVLEKVIAELESHGFRCFKVEVGGQGLQVCQGDCSCFNGNVV from the exons ATGGAGGCTTGCGCCGCCCGTGCCCCAGGCAAAATCAtcctcgccggtgagcacgcCGTCGTCCACGGctcagccgccgtcgccgccgccatcgaccTCTACACGCGTTGCTCCCTTCGTCTCctgcccctcgccgccgacgctgaCGCCGAGGCGGGCGCCGCTGCGGTGGAGCTGGATCTCAGGGACCCCGGCCTTGCCTTCTCGTGGCCATGCGCGCGCCTCCACGAGGCGCTTCTgacggaggcggcagcgggggCACAGGACCCGAGGTCCTGCTCCCCAGACCGGCTGGCCGCCATCACGAGGCTCCTAGAGGAGCAGGAGATCCCCGAGGCAAAGATCTGGCTCTCCGCCGGCCTTTccgccttcctcttcctctacACCTCCATCCTGGG GTGCAGACCCGGGAAAGTGACAATGAGTTCGGACCTGCCCATGGGGTCGGGGCTCGGTTCGTCGGCCGCCTTCTGTGTGTCGATGTCGGGGGCGTTGctggtggccgccggcgccgtcgctggaGCCGTCGGCGATGGCAAGGGCACGGAGTGGGAGTTGGTCGGGAAGGATGATCTGGAGCTAGTTAACCGGTGGGCTTTTCAGGGGGAGAAGATTATCCATGGCAAGCCTTCTGGCATTGACAACTCTGTCAGCACTTTTG GAAGCATGATCAAATTCAAGAAAGGAGAACTGACAAGCCTTAAATCTAGCAATCCTATTAAAATGCTTATCACAGATACAAGAGTCGGTAGGAACACAAAGGCCCTTGTTGCTGGTGTCTCTGAAAGAACATCAAGGCATCCAGATGCAATGGCTTCTGTATTCCATGCTGTGAACTCTATTAGTGAAGAGCTTTCGAGCATTGTCGAGCTAGCAGCTAATGATGAGATAGCTATCACCTCAAAGGAGAAAAAGTTGGCAgaactcatggagatgaaCCAAGGTTTGCTTCAGTGCATGGGTGTTAGCCATTCTTCGATAGAAACTGTACTGCGAACAACATTGAAATTCAATTTGGTCTCTAAGTTAACTGGAGCAGGAGGTGGTGGTTGTGTTTTGACTCTGATACCGACTT TGCTATCTAACTTAGTTCTGGAGAAAGTCATTGCAGAGCTCGAGTCACATGGTTTTCGCTGCTTTAAAGTCGAGGTTGGAGGACAGGGTCTTCAAGTTTGCCAAGGAGACTGCTCGTGTTTTAATGGAAACgttgtataa